Proteins encoded by one window of Puntigrus tetrazona isolate hp1 chromosome 17, ASM1883169v1, whole genome shotgun sequence:
- the wdhd1 gene encoding WD repeat and HMG-box DNA-binding protein 1 isoform X2, translating into MPCERKPMRYGHSEGHTDVCFDDEGKSIVTCGSDGDVRIWESLDDDDPKSINVGEKVYSVALKNGKLVTAVSNNTVQIHTFPEGDPDGILTRFTTNANHVTFNGSGSRVAAGSSDFVVKIVEVVDSSQQKTLRGHDAPVLSVALDPSDEFLASSSCDGSVTVWSIESQTQVAQWKILQKSSDVSNAKSLCRLAWQPRSGKLLAVPVDLTVQLYDRNTWTHVSTLSDDLITQAVNVVVWSPCGKFLAAGTVGGNLLIWDVVAKLCIERQKHEKGFTVCGMAWHPSGDRIAYTDTEGCLGLLEGVSSSSPSSSSTVPSAKATAAKEKSDYDDLFDEDDDRMLDEGMSDSRSPVKKPVMEDDDDDDDDLMPATGRPRNRGSFLDDDDNSQDPGSVKLDGVPEEDGSSAILPAVGPAVSRPVYDGPMPTQPQRAFQSGSTPVHLMHRFMMWNSVGIVRGYNDDQDNAIDVEFHDTAVHHAMHLTNTLGHTMADVSQEAVLLACEGTDELASKVQCLHFSCWDTHKDWIVDLPKGEDVRALCLGQSWAAVATSALMVRLFSIGGVQREIFSLPGAVVCMAGHGEQLLIVYHRGTGFDGNQALGIQLLQLGSKKRQLIHGEPLPLSRKSYLAWMGFTAEGTPCCIDSEGVVRMLNRTLGNTWTPVCNTRDSCKSKSDHYWVVGVHENPQQLRCIPCKGSRFPPTLPRPAVAVLPFNLPYCQTTTEKGQMEEQYWRSMLFHNHYGFLSSSGYEFDSEGQSQAEKEQQELLMKMFALSCKLEREFRCMELAEMMTHSVVTLAIRYASRSRRMALAQKLSELALEKANQFQEEDQEEEPAYQREYRGSRQMSSRHAQVENGCEEEEEEDYPQEEQMDAEESTEYRKPSLNPFKKGGKSPERPSPKPMSREGRVNPFKVSGAGKSSSSSAGQPRTTNVLDSMTMSSRKPTPLGGTSKQSKAPVLKPLAPKPKSKTQATLLQMSASKGSMKKLEDSQTEVEKVKPPPAATPPASVENIENRKPKTGFQLWLEENRKSILTDNPDFEEMDVIKEGMGRFRSLSAEERLNWTERAKGESDPKKRKREDEEGQVNEQMESDEGSAKKKKPLDTSAKLSAFAFNKE; encoded by the exons ATGCCTTGTGAGAGAAAGCCCATGCGTTACGGTCACTCAGAAGGCCACACTGATGTCTGCTTTGATGATGAGGGAAA GAGTATTGTGACCTGTGGAAGTGACGGTGACGTCCGCATATGGGAAAGTCTAGATGACGACGATCCAAAGTCCATAAATGTCGGGGAGAAGGTCTATTCTGTGGCATTGAAG AATGGAAAGTTAGTTACAGCAGTTTCCAACAACACGGTTCAAATTCACACTTTCCCAGAGGGAGATCCAGATGGCATTCTCACTCGATTCACAACCAACGCAAACCACGTCACCTTCAACGGCAGCGGGTCAAGAGTTGCTGCAGGCTCAAG TGACTTTGTTGTGAAGATAGTGGAGGTGGTGGACAGCAGTCAGCAGAAGACCCTACGTGGCCATGACGCTCCCGTCCTCAGTGTGGCTCTTGACCCTTCTGACGAGTTCCTT GCTTCCTCCAGCTGTGATGGATCAGTTACTGTGTGGTCTATTGAGTCACAG actCAAGTAGCTCAATGGAAAATTCTCCAGAAGTCGAGTGACGTGAGCAACGCCAAGTCTCTCTGTAGGCTTGCATGGCAGCCTCGTTCCGGAAAG CTGCTTGCCGTACCCGTGGACTTGACCGTTCAACTGTACGACAGAAACACATGGACACATGTCAGCACGCTCTCTGATGACCTCATCACACAG GCTGTTAATGTAGTGGTCTGGTCACCGTGTGGGAAGTTTCTGGCTGCAGGAACAGTTGGAGGAAATCTGTTGATTTGGGATGTAGTGGCCAAACTGTGCATCGAGAG ACAGAAACACGAGAAAGGGTTCACTGTGTGTGGGATGGCTTGGCATCCCTCTGGGGACAGGATCGCTTACACCGACACCGAGGGCTGCCTCGGGCTCCTGGAAGGCGTGTCGTCCTCGTCGCCATCCTCTTCCTCTACTGTCCCAAGCGCCAAG GCCACTGCAGCTAAAGAAAAGAGTGACTATGATGACTTGTTTGATGAGGATGATGACCGGATGTTAGATGAGGGCATGAGTGACTCGCGGTCTCCGGTAAAGAAACCCGTCATGGAGgatgatgacgacgacgacgatgacCTCATGCCTGCCACGGGCAGACCACGGAACAGGGGGTCCTTCCTGGATGACGATGACAATTCTCAAG ATCCAGGCTCTGTAAAACTGGATGGAGTCCCGGAGGAGGATGGCAGCAGTGCTATTCTTCCTGCTGTGGGTCCTGCAGTGTCCCGTCCCGTGTATGATGGTCCCATGCCCACTCAACCCCAAAGGGCTTTCCAGTCGGGATCCACCCCAGTGCACCTTATGCATCGCTTTatg ATGTGGAACTCCGTGGGTATCGTCCGTGGCTATAACGATGATCAGGACAATGCCATTGATGTGGAGTTTCACGATACTGCCGTCCATCATGCCATGCACCTCACAAACACCCTGGGCCACACCATGGCTGATGTATCCCAGGAGGCCGTGCTGCTGGCCTGTGAGGGAACCGATGAGCTTGCCAG TAAGGTCCAGTGTTTGCATTTCTCATGCTGGGACACTCATAAGGACTGGATAGTGGATCTACCTAAAGGAGAGGATGTCCGTGCGTTGTGTTTGGGTCAGAGCTGGGCAGCAGTGGCCACCAGTGCTCTGATGGTCAGGCTGTTCTCTATTGGTGGAGTGCAGAGGGAGATCTTCAGTCTGCCTGGAGCTGTTGTCTGCATGGCAGGACATGGAGAGCAGCTCCTCATCGTGTATCACAGAG GTACTGGGTTTGATGGAAATCAGGCCCTTGGCATACAGCTGCTTCAACTCGGGAGCAAGAAAAGACAGCTCATACACGGAGAACCATTGCCACTCTCACGGAAGTCCTATCTGGCATGGATGGGCTTCACTGCAGAGG gaaCCCCGTGCTGTATTGATTCGGAGGGTGTTGTGCGTATGCTGAATCGGACCCTGGGGAACACATGGACTCCTGTCTGTAACACCAGAGACAGCTGCAAAAGCAAATCAGACCATTACTGGGTTGTTGGGGTTCATGAGAATCCACAGCAGCTTAG gTGTATCCCATGTAAAGGCTCACGTTTCCCACCTACTCTACCTCGCCCTGCTGTAGCCGTCCTGCCCTTTAACCTGCCTTACTGCCAGACCACAACAGAGAAAGGCCAAATGGAG gagcAGTACTGGCGGTCCATGCTCTTTCATAACCACTATGGCTTTCTGTCATCCAGTGGTTATGAATTTGACAGCGAGGGTCAGTCTCAGGCTGAGAAAGAGCAGCAGGAACTGCTAATGAAGATGTTCGCT CTGTCGTGTAAACTGGAGCGAGAGTTTCGGTGCATGGAGCTGGCTGAGATGATGACTCACAGCGTTGTGACGCTCGCCATCCGTTACGCGTCTCGTTCCAGACGCATGGCACTGGCACAGAAACTCAGTGAACTTGCCCTGGAAAAGGCCAATCAGTTTCAAGAGGAGGATCAGGAAGAAGAGCCAGCCTATCAGAG AGAATATAGAGGATCCCGTCAGATGAGCAGCAGACACGCACAAGTAGAGAATGGctgtgaggaagaggaggaggaagattATCCACAAGAGGAGCAAATGGATGCAGAAGAATCAACTGAGTACAGGAAGCCAA GTTTGAATCCGTTCAAAAAAGGAGGAAAGTCACCTGAAAGGCCTTCTCCTAAACCAA TGAGCAGAGAAGGACGTGTGAACCCTTTTAAG GTGTCCGGTGCAGGAAAGTCATCAAGTTCATCAGCTGGTCAGCCCAGAACAACTAATGTTTTGGACAGCATGACAATGTCCAGCAGAAAACCCACACCTCTCGGCGGTACATCAAAACAGAGCAAAGCCCCAGTCCTGAAGCCCCTGGCACCCAAACCAAAGTCCAAG ACCCAGGCCACTCTCCTGCAAATGAGTGCCTCTAAAGGAAGCATGAAGAAACTAGAGGACAGTCAAACGGAAGTTGAGAAAGTAAAACCGCCCCCTGCAGCTACACCTCCAGCATCAGTGGAGAATATTGAAAACAGAAA
- the wdhd1 gene encoding WD repeat and HMG-box DNA-binding protein 1 isoform X1 has translation MPCERKPMRYGHSEGHTDVCFDDEGKSIVTCGSDGDVRIWESLDDDDPKSINVGEKVYSVALKNGKLVTAVSNNTVQIHTFPEGDPDGILTRFTTNANHVTFNGSGSRVAAGSSDFVVKIVEVVDSSQQKTLRGHDAPVLSVALDPSDEFLASSSCDGSVTVWSIESQTQVAQWKILQKSSDVSNAKSLCRLAWQPRSGKLLAVPVDLTVQLYDRNTWTHVSTLSDDLITQAVNVVVWSPCGKFLAAGTVGGNLLIWDVVAKLCIERQKHEKGFTVCGMAWHPSGDRIAYTDTEGCLGLLEGVSSSSPSSSSTVPSAKATAAKEKSDYDDLFDEDDDRMLDEGMSDSRSPVKKPVMEDDDDDDDDLMPATGRPRNRGSFLDDDDNSQDPGSVKLDGVPEEDGSSAILPAVGPAVSRPVYDGPMPTQPQRAFQSGSTPVHLMHRFMMWNSVGIVRGYNDDQDNAIDVEFHDTAVHHAMHLTNTLGHTMADVSQEAVLLACEGTDELASKVQCLHFSCWDTHKDWIVDLPKGEDVRALCLGQSWAAVATSALMVRLFSIGGVQREIFSLPGAVVCMAGHGEQLLIVYHRGTGFDGNQALGIQLLQLGSKKRQLIHGEPLPLSRKSYLAWMGFTAEGTPCCIDSEGVVRMLNRTLGNTWTPVCNTRDSCKSKSDHYWVVGVHENPQQLRCIPCKGSRFPPTLPRPAVAVLPFNLPYCQTTTEKGQMEEQYWRSMLFHNHYGFLSSSGYEFDSEGQSQAEKEQQELLMKMFALSCKLEREFRCMELAEMMTHSVVTLAIRYASRSRRMALAQKLSELALEKANQFQEEDQEEEPAYQSREYRGSRQMSSRHAQVENGCEEEEEEDYPQEEQMDAEESTEYRKPSLNPFKKGGKSPERPSPKPMSREGRVNPFKVSGAGKSSSSSAGQPRTTNVLDSMTMSSRKPTPLGGTSKQSKAPVLKPLAPKPKSKTQATLLQMSASKGSMKKLEDSQTEVEKVKPPPAATPPASVENIENRKPKTGFQLWLEENRKSILTDNPDFEEMDVIKEGMGRFRSLSAEERLNWTERAKGESDPKKRKREDEEGQVNEQMESDEGSAKKKKPLDTSAKLSAFAFNKE, from the exons ATGCCTTGTGAGAGAAAGCCCATGCGTTACGGTCACTCAGAAGGCCACACTGATGTCTGCTTTGATGATGAGGGAAA GAGTATTGTGACCTGTGGAAGTGACGGTGACGTCCGCATATGGGAAAGTCTAGATGACGACGATCCAAAGTCCATAAATGTCGGGGAGAAGGTCTATTCTGTGGCATTGAAG AATGGAAAGTTAGTTACAGCAGTTTCCAACAACACGGTTCAAATTCACACTTTCCCAGAGGGAGATCCAGATGGCATTCTCACTCGATTCACAACCAACGCAAACCACGTCACCTTCAACGGCAGCGGGTCAAGAGTTGCTGCAGGCTCAAG TGACTTTGTTGTGAAGATAGTGGAGGTGGTGGACAGCAGTCAGCAGAAGACCCTACGTGGCCATGACGCTCCCGTCCTCAGTGTGGCTCTTGACCCTTCTGACGAGTTCCTT GCTTCCTCCAGCTGTGATGGATCAGTTACTGTGTGGTCTATTGAGTCACAG actCAAGTAGCTCAATGGAAAATTCTCCAGAAGTCGAGTGACGTGAGCAACGCCAAGTCTCTCTGTAGGCTTGCATGGCAGCCTCGTTCCGGAAAG CTGCTTGCCGTACCCGTGGACTTGACCGTTCAACTGTACGACAGAAACACATGGACACATGTCAGCACGCTCTCTGATGACCTCATCACACAG GCTGTTAATGTAGTGGTCTGGTCACCGTGTGGGAAGTTTCTGGCTGCAGGAACAGTTGGAGGAAATCTGTTGATTTGGGATGTAGTGGCCAAACTGTGCATCGAGAG ACAGAAACACGAGAAAGGGTTCACTGTGTGTGGGATGGCTTGGCATCCCTCTGGGGACAGGATCGCTTACACCGACACCGAGGGCTGCCTCGGGCTCCTGGAAGGCGTGTCGTCCTCGTCGCCATCCTCTTCCTCTACTGTCCCAAGCGCCAAG GCCACTGCAGCTAAAGAAAAGAGTGACTATGATGACTTGTTTGATGAGGATGATGACCGGATGTTAGATGAGGGCATGAGTGACTCGCGGTCTCCGGTAAAGAAACCCGTCATGGAGgatgatgacgacgacgacgatgacCTCATGCCTGCCACGGGCAGACCACGGAACAGGGGGTCCTTCCTGGATGACGATGACAATTCTCAAG ATCCAGGCTCTGTAAAACTGGATGGAGTCCCGGAGGAGGATGGCAGCAGTGCTATTCTTCCTGCTGTGGGTCCTGCAGTGTCCCGTCCCGTGTATGATGGTCCCATGCCCACTCAACCCCAAAGGGCTTTCCAGTCGGGATCCACCCCAGTGCACCTTATGCATCGCTTTatg ATGTGGAACTCCGTGGGTATCGTCCGTGGCTATAACGATGATCAGGACAATGCCATTGATGTGGAGTTTCACGATACTGCCGTCCATCATGCCATGCACCTCACAAACACCCTGGGCCACACCATGGCTGATGTATCCCAGGAGGCCGTGCTGCTGGCCTGTGAGGGAACCGATGAGCTTGCCAG TAAGGTCCAGTGTTTGCATTTCTCATGCTGGGACACTCATAAGGACTGGATAGTGGATCTACCTAAAGGAGAGGATGTCCGTGCGTTGTGTTTGGGTCAGAGCTGGGCAGCAGTGGCCACCAGTGCTCTGATGGTCAGGCTGTTCTCTATTGGTGGAGTGCAGAGGGAGATCTTCAGTCTGCCTGGAGCTGTTGTCTGCATGGCAGGACATGGAGAGCAGCTCCTCATCGTGTATCACAGAG GTACTGGGTTTGATGGAAATCAGGCCCTTGGCATACAGCTGCTTCAACTCGGGAGCAAGAAAAGACAGCTCATACACGGAGAACCATTGCCACTCTCACGGAAGTCCTATCTGGCATGGATGGGCTTCACTGCAGAGG gaaCCCCGTGCTGTATTGATTCGGAGGGTGTTGTGCGTATGCTGAATCGGACCCTGGGGAACACATGGACTCCTGTCTGTAACACCAGAGACAGCTGCAAAAGCAAATCAGACCATTACTGGGTTGTTGGGGTTCATGAGAATCCACAGCAGCTTAG gTGTATCCCATGTAAAGGCTCACGTTTCCCACCTACTCTACCTCGCCCTGCTGTAGCCGTCCTGCCCTTTAACCTGCCTTACTGCCAGACCACAACAGAGAAAGGCCAAATGGAG gagcAGTACTGGCGGTCCATGCTCTTTCATAACCACTATGGCTTTCTGTCATCCAGTGGTTATGAATTTGACAGCGAGGGTCAGTCTCAGGCTGAGAAAGAGCAGCAGGAACTGCTAATGAAGATGTTCGCT CTGTCGTGTAAACTGGAGCGAGAGTTTCGGTGCATGGAGCTGGCTGAGATGATGACTCACAGCGTTGTGACGCTCGCCATCCGTTACGCGTCTCGTTCCAGACGCATGGCACTGGCACAGAAACTCAGTGAACTTGCCCTGGAAAAGGCCAATCAGTTTCAAGAGGAGGATCAGGAAGAAGAGCCAGCCTATCAGAG CAGAGAATATAGAGGATCCCGTCAGATGAGCAGCAGACACGCACAAGTAGAGAATGGctgtgaggaagaggaggaggaagattATCCACAAGAGGAGCAAATGGATGCAGAAGAATCAACTGAGTACAGGAAGCCAA GTTTGAATCCGTTCAAAAAAGGAGGAAAGTCACCTGAAAGGCCTTCTCCTAAACCAA TGAGCAGAGAAGGACGTGTGAACCCTTTTAAG GTGTCCGGTGCAGGAAAGTCATCAAGTTCATCAGCTGGTCAGCCCAGAACAACTAATGTTTTGGACAGCATGACAATGTCCAGCAGAAAACCCACACCTCTCGGCGGTACATCAAAACAGAGCAAAGCCCCAGTCCTGAAGCCCCTGGCACCCAAACCAAAGTCCAAG ACCCAGGCCACTCTCCTGCAAATGAGTGCCTCTAAAGGAAGCATGAAGAAACTAGAGGACAGTCAAACGGAAGTTGAGAAAGTAAAACCGCCCCCTGCAGCTACACCTCCAGCATCAGTGGAGAATATTGAAAACAGAAA
- the socs4 gene encoding suppressor of cytokine signaling 4 — protein sequence MCFLPSVHAELSLHELQAWKNSSLLCEDIRFAIHSEALFQKGPAAMSERKPKNSDTRPKNLRSWSADSYIRSIKKRSRGSRHDTASRAEEGEGTDDPTVRSASCPRRRRERKCSCTIPGETDSDSPCRKALSRRSLRQKFQDAVGQCLPLRNHHHHHHQSGSSRPFSVLLWSKRKIHVSELMEDKCPFSPKSELAQCWHLIKKHGTHTKPSLSIETEPKGPLLSSSPPKLVSWEEISSTGASSLDDWDPSFAHGDAQCCAHTDYILVPDLLQINNSPCYWGVLDRFEAEQLLEGQPEGTFLLRDSAQDEYLFSVSFRRYSRSLHARIEQNGKRFSFDGRDPCMYRDSSVTGLLKHYSDPATCLFFEPLLSRPLPRNFPFSLQHMCRAVICSCTTYQGIDSLPLPYSLRHFLRQYHYRCNGACAV from the coding sequence CACTTTTCCAAAAGGGGCCTGCAGCAATGTCAGAGAGGAAGCCCAAAAACTCGGATACACGTCCCAAGAACCTGCGGAGCTGGAGCGCTGATAGTTACATCCGTAGTATTAAAAAACGTTCTCGTGGGTCACGCCATGACACGGCGTCCAGAGCGGAAGAGGGGGAAGGAACGGACGATCCGACCGTCCGCTCAGCTTCTTGTCCCCGGAGACGTCGAGAGCGAAAGTGCAGCTGCACCATCCCTGGAGAAACGGATTCGGACTCTCCTTGCAGGAAAGCCCTGTCCCGTCGGTCTCTGAGGCAGAAGTTTCAAGACGCCGTCGGCCAGTGTCTCCCTCTTCGCAAtcaccaccaccatcaccaccaGTCCGGTTCCTCACGTCCATTCTCCGTCCTCCTTTGGTCCAAACGGAAGATTCATGTGTCCGAGCTCATGGAGGACAAGTGTCCGTTTTCTCCTAAATCCGAACTGGCTCAGTGTTGGCATCTGATCAAGAAACATGGCACTCACACCAAACCTTCTTTAAGCATTGAAACCGAACCCAAAGGTCCCTTGTTATCCTCTTCTCCTCCAAAGCTTGTTTCATGGGAAGAGATCAGCTCTACTGGGGCTTCTAGTCTGGATGACTGGGATCCGTCTTTTGCACATGGAGATGCTCAGTGCTGCGCCCACACTGACTACATCCTGGTTCCTGATCTGCTTCAGATCAACAACAGCCCTTGTTATTGGGGTGTCCTGGATCGTTTCGAAGCTGAGCAGCTTTTGGAGGGGCAACCGGAGGGGACCTTTCTGCTCCGAGACTCTGCCCAGGATGAATACCTCTTCTCGGTTAGCTTCAGACGCTATAGCCGCTCCCTCCATGCCCGAATAGAGCAAAACGGGAAGCGCTTTAGCTTTGATGGCCGTGACCCTTGCATGTACAGAGATTCCAGCGTCACGGGCCTGTTAAAGCACTACAGTGACCCGGCCACATGCCTATTTTTTGAGCCTCTTCTCTCCCGTCCACTACCTAGGaactttcctttctctctgcagcACATGTGCAGAGCGGTCATCTGTAGCTGCACAACCTATCAGGGCATTGACTCCTTGCCTTTACCCTACAGTTTGAGACACTTCCTTAGGCAATATCACTATAGATGCAATGGAGCGTGTGCTGTTTGA